The following proteins come from a genomic window of Limnohabitans sp. 103DPR2:
- a CDS encoding DNA-directed RNA polymerase subunit alpha yields MQTNLLKPKAIQVEQLGPNRAKVTLEPFERGYGHTLGNALRRVLLSSMVGYSATEVTIAGVVHEYSSIDGVQEDVVNILLNLKGVVFKLHNRDEVTLSLRKDGEGPVTAADIQTPHDVEIINPEHVIANLSQGGKLDMQIKVEKGRGYVPGSMRRFADEPTKSVGRIVLDASFSPVKRVSYTVESARVEQRTDLDKLVIEMETNGAISAEDAVRSSAKILVEQLAVFAQLEGSELSAFDAPAQRGGASSFDPILLRPVDELELTVRSANCLKAENIYYIGDLIQRTENELLKTPNLGRKSLNEIKEVLASRGLTLGMKLESWPPAGLEKR; encoded by the coding sequence ATGCAAACCAATCTGTTGAAACCCAAAGCCATCCAAGTTGAACAACTCGGCCCCAACCGCGCCAAGGTGACCTTGGAGCCCTTCGAGCGTGGCTATGGCCATACCTTGGGCAACGCGCTGCGCCGTGTGTTGTTGTCTTCTATGGTGGGTTATTCCGCTACGGAAGTCACCATCGCTGGTGTTGTTCACGAGTACTCATCCATTGATGGTGTGCAAGAAGATGTCGTCAACATCTTGTTGAACCTCAAAGGTGTGGTCTTCAAATTGCACAACCGCGATGAAGTGACATTGAGCCTGCGCAAAGATGGCGAAGGTCCTGTCACAGCGGCCGATATCCAAACACCGCACGACGTTGAAATCATCAACCCCGAGCACGTCATTGCCAACCTGTCACAAGGTGGCAAACTCGACATGCAAATCAAGGTTGAAAAAGGCCGTGGCTATGTGCCAGGTTCGATGCGCCGTTTTGCCGATGAGCCCACTAAATCTGTGGGTCGCATTGTTCTCGATGCCTCTTTCTCACCTGTGAAGCGCGTTAGCTACACAGTCGAAAGCGCACGTGTTGAGCAGCGTACCGACCTCGACAAGTTGGTCATCGAAATGGAAACCAACGGTGCCATCAGCGCTGAAGATGCCGTTCGCTCTTCTGCCAAGATCTTGGTGGAGCAATTGGCTGTGTTCGCACAGCTCGAAGGCAGCGAGTTGTCTGCATTCGACGCACCCGCACAACGCGGCGGCGCCAGCAGCTTCGATCCTATTTTGCTGCGCCCAGTGGACGAGCTCGAACTCACCGTTCGCTCTGCCAACTGCCTCAAAGCAGAAAACATTTACTACATCGGCGACCTGATTCAGCGCACCGAGAACGAATTGCTCAAGACCCCTAACTTGGGTCGCAAGTCACTCAACGAGATCAAAGAAGTTTTGGCCTCACGCGGTTTGACTTTGGGCATGAAGCTCGAGAGCTGGCCACCTGCTGGTTTGGAAAAGCGTTAA
- the rplQ gene encoding 50S ribosomal protein L17, producing the protein MRHGHGLRKLNRTSSHRLAMLQNMMNSIIEHEVIKTTVPKAKELRRVIEPMITLAKVDTVANRRLAFNRLRDRDSVTKLFTDLGPRFNARPGGYTRILKMGYRVGDNAPMALVELVDRPDVAEQAPEA; encoded by the coding sequence ATGCGTCACGGACACGGACTACGTAAACTCAATCGCACAAGCTCACACCGCTTGGCAATGCTGCAAAACATGATGAACTCCATCATTGAGCACGAAGTGATCAAAACAACAGTGCCCAAGGCCAAAGAACTGCGCCGCGTGATCGAGCCCATGATCACTTTGGCCAAAGTCGACACAGTGGCCAACCGCCGCTTGGCTTTCAACCGTTTGCGCGATCGCGACAGCGTCACCAAACTGTTCACAGACCTCGGCCCCCGCTTCAATGCACGCCCAGGTGGTTACACACGCATCCTGAAAATGGGTTACCGCGTGGGTGACAATGCACCGATGGCTTTGGTCGAGTTGGTTGATCGTCCCGATGTGGCCGAGCAAGCACCTGAAGCTTAA
- a CDS encoding CinA family protein: MTSLIQLHCEALAQALLAHKACIATAESCTGGMIAASCTHLSGSSAWFERGFVTYANDAKTEMLGVPSTLIAQHGAVSEEVAKAMALGALAHSKANFSVAVTGVAGPTGGSPEKPVGTVWLAWASRNPAQCISIRQVFSGDRQAVREATTALALAQLAKMVTGS, encoded by the coding sequence GTGACTTCTCTCATTCAACTTCATTGTGAAGCCCTTGCCCAAGCGCTGTTGGCGCACAAGGCATGCATCGCCACGGCAGAAAGCTGCACCGGCGGCATGATTGCCGCCAGTTGTACCCATTTGTCTGGCTCTAGCGCATGGTTTGAACGAGGCTTTGTGACTTACGCCAACGATGCCAAAACGGAGATGCTGGGCGTACCGTCCACGCTGATTGCACAGCACGGCGCGGTCAGCGAGGAAGTGGCCAAAGCCATGGCTTTGGGCGCTTTAGCGCACTCCAAGGCCAACTTCAGTGTGGCTGTCACAGGTGTTGCCGGTCCAACGGGCGGCAGCCCTGAGAAGCCTGTGGGCACAGTCTGGCTTGCATGGGCGTCTAGAAATCCTGCGCAATGCATCAGCATTCGCCAAGTTTTTTCGGGCGACAGACAAGCTGTCCGAGAGGCCACCACTGCACTGGCATTGGCACAGTTGGCCAAGATGGTGACTGGCAGCTGA
- a CDS encoding phosphatidylglycerophosphatase A family protein: protein MAKHPAHWIALGFGSGLSPKAPGTVGTLWAWASWWVFHEHFTQLEWGLLLAASTLVGWWACKVTAENMGIADPGAIVWDEVLAFWLILWLLEPSTLLTQCFAFALFRYFDAAKPGPVAWADRLFKGFGWRGAFGILLDDFVAAFCTLLCFALWRTW, encoded by the coding sequence ATGGCAAAACATCCTGCGCATTGGATTGCCTTGGGCTTTGGCTCAGGACTTTCGCCTAAAGCGCCTGGCACGGTTGGCACTTTGTGGGCATGGGCCAGTTGGTGGGTTTTTCACGAGCACTTCACACAACTTGAGTGGGGCCTCCTTTTGGCTGCGTCCACCTTGGTAGGTTGGTGGGCCTGCAAAGTGACCGCAGAGAACATGGGCATCGCCGATCCTGGTGCCATTGTTTGGGATGAAGTGTTGGCGTTTTGGCTCATCCTTTGGTTGTTGGAGCCCAGTACTTTATTAACGCAATGCTTTGCGTTTGCGTTGTTTCGTTATTTCGACGCGGCAAAGCCTGGCCCGGTCGCTTGGGCCGATCGTTTGTTCAAAGGCTTTGGCTGGCGGGGCGCCTTTGGCATTTTGCTGGATGATTTTGTGGCTGCGTTTTGCACCCTTCTTTGCTTTGCACTTTGGAGAACCTGGTGA
- the thiL gene encoding thiamine-phosphate kinase, whose amino-acid sequence MGEFDLIETFFKRPARHATLGVGDDCALLGVTPGQQLAISSDMLIEGRHFLSTVNPRHLGHKALAVNLSDLAACGAKPKAFMLALSLPQVDPHWLSEFSQGLWTLADAHDIDLIGGDTTRGPLNICITVLGEVPASQALLRSGAQVGDDIYVSGHLGDARLALEVFRGHMKVPAPVFEHARWRMEQPTPRIALGMALRGIAHSAADISDGLLGDLGHILKASGVGAEIETPQVASTLACLNAKEFLDQLDSASQLALTLSGGDDYELVFTAAPDQREAVAAASQTAQTRVTRIGHITATPHLVLRDAKGQVMPNTFSSFDHFKSA is encoded by the coding sequence ATGGGTGAGTTTGATCTGATCGAAACCTTCTTCAAACGGCCAGCGCGGCATGCCACGCTGGGGGTGGGTGACGACTGCGCATTGTTGGGCGTCACGCCCGGCCAGCAATTGGCCATCTCCAGTGACATGCTGATCGAAGGTCGACACTTTCTCTCCACCGTCAACCCCCGTCATTTGGGGCACAAAGCCTTGGCCGTGAACTTGAGTGATCTGGCAGCCTGTGGCGCCAAACCCAAGGCGTTCATGTTGGCGCTGTCATTGCCCCAAGTGGACCCGCATTGGCTGTCTGAGTTTTCGCAAGGCCTTTGGACTTTGGCCGACGCCCACGACATCGACCTCATTGGCGGCGACACCACACGCGGCCCCTTGAACATTTGCATCACCGTTTTGGGCGAAGTGCCTGCGTCGCAAGCCCTGCTTCGAAGCGGTGCGCAAGTTGGAGATGACATTTATGTCAGCGGTCATTTGGGCGATGCGCGTTTGGCGCTTGAAGTTTTTCGAGGCCACATGAAAGTGCCTGCGCCTGTTTTTGAACACGCACGATGGCGCATGGAACAACCCACACCACGCATTGCATTGGGCATGGCTTTGCGCGGCATTGCGCATTCGGCGGCCGACATCAGCGACGGTCTGTTGGGCGATTTGGGGCACATTTTGAAAGCCAGCGGTGTGGGTGCCGAGATCGAAACACCGCAGGTGGCCAGCACCTTGGCCTGTCTCAACGCCAAAGAGTTTCTTGACCAGCTTGATTCTGCCAGTCAGTTGGCACTGACTTTGTCGGGTGGCGATGACTACGAGTTGGTCTTTACCGCAGCGCCTGATCAGCGAGAGGCTGTTGCGGCTGCCAGCCAGACCGCCCAAACGCGAGTCACGCGAATCGGGCACATCACAGCCACGCCTCACTTGGTTTTGCGAGACGCAAAGGGACAAGTGATGCCGAACACCTTTTCCTCTTTCGACCACTTCAAATCAGCATGA
- the rpe gene encoding ribulose-phosphate 3-epimerase: MTTYRIAPSLLSADFARLGEEVRNVIAAGADWIHYDVMDNHYVPNLTFGPMICQALKPHAKTADGKDVPIDVHLMVQPVDALAAAFADAGADLISFHPDASTHVHRSVQAIKSKGCKAGVVFNPAESLDVLEWVIDDIDLILIMSVNPGFGGQSFIDSALRKIEQARKWIDKSGKDIRLEVDGGVKVDNIRRVADAGADTFVAGSAIFGKPDYAAVIQAMRKELSAA; encoded by the coding sequence ATGACCACCTACCGCATCGCCCCCTCACTTTTGTCTGCCGATTTCGCCCGCTTGGGTGAAGAAGTGCGAAATGTCATTGCCGCCGGCGCCGACTGGATTCACTACGACGTGATGGACAACCATTACGTGCCCAACCTCACCTTCGGCCCCATGATTTGCCAGGCCCTCAAGCCACATGCCAAAACAGCTGACGGCAAAGATGTGCCCATTGATGTGCACCTGATGGTTCAGCCGGTGGATGCCTTGGCCGCAGCCTTTGCTGATGCCGGTGCCGATCTGATCAGTTTTCACCCAGACGCGTCAACGCATGTGCACCGCAGTGTTCAGGCCATCAAGTCCAAAGGCTGCAAAGCCGGTGTGGTGTTCAATCCTGCAGAATCCTTGGATGTGTTGGAATGGGTCATTGACGACATCGACCTGATCCTCATCATGTCGGTCAACCCTGGCTTTGGTGGCCAGAGCTTCATTGACAGCGCGCTTCGCAAAATTGAACAAGCCCGAAAATGGATTGACAAATCAGGCAAAGACATCCGCCTGGAAGTGGATGGCGGGGTCAAAGTCGACAACATTCGCCGTGTGGCCGATGCAGGTGCCGACACCTTTGTGGCGGGTAGTGCCATTTTTGGCAAGCCCGATTACGCAGCCGTCATTCAAGCCATGCGCAAGGAGTTGAGCGCAGCCTGA
- the trpE gene encoding anthranilate synthase component I, whose protein sequence is MITELEFKSLTQQGFNRIPLMLEAFADLETPLSLYLKLAHAKDGGKYSFLLESVVGGERFGRYSFIGLPAKTFLQASGFGAAAKTEVVTDGVVVETASGNPLDFIEQYQKQFKVALRPGLPRFCGGLAGYFGYDAVRYIEKKLEKTCPPDTLGTPDILLLQCEELAVIDNLSGKLYLIVYADPGVPEAYSKAKKRLRELKELLKYSVSAPVVNSTQTHPAERDFKKEDYLKAVLEAKELIAAGDFMQVQVGQRIKKRYTESPLSLYRALRSLNPSPYMYFYNFGDFHVVGASPEILVRQEQTEEGVKVTIRPLAGTRPRGATPEKDKAAEHELVNDPKERAEHVMLIDLARNDIGRIAKIGSVKVTEVFAVERYSHVMHIVSNVEGILKDGMTNMDVLKATFPAGTLTGAPKVHAMELIDRLEPTKRGLYGGACGYLSYAGDMDVAIAIRTAVIKDQTLYVQAAAGVVADSVPELEWKETEHKARALLRASELVEEGLE, encoded by the coding sequence GTGATCACAGAACTTGAATTCAAAAGCCTGACGCAACAAGGCTTCAACCGCATTCCCCTCATGCTGGAAGCGTTTGCTGATTTAGAAACCCCGCTGTCCCTGTACCTCAAACTGGCGCATGCCAAAGATGGTGGCAAGTACAGCTTTTTGCTCGAGTCGGTGGTGGGTGGTGAGCGCTTTGGCCGCTACAGCTTCATTGGCTTGCCCGCCAAAACCTTTTTGCAAGCCAGTGGCTTTGGTGCAGCGGCCAAGACCGAAGTCGTCACCGATGGCGTGGTGGTGGAAACGGCGTCAGGCAACCCCCTCGATTTCATCGAGCAATATCAAAAACAATTCAAGGTGGCGCTGCGCCCAGGTTTGCCACGGTTTTGTGGTGGCTTGGCAGGCTATTTCGGTTACGACGCTGTTCGCTACATTGAGAAAAAGCTCGAAAAAACATGTCCGCCTGACACCTTGGGTACGCCCGACATTTTGTTGCTGCAATGCGAAGAGTTGGCCGTGATCGACAACCTGTCGGGCAAGCTTTATTTGATCGTGTATGCCGACCCTGGCGTGCCCGAGGCGTATTCAAAAGCCAAGAAGCGTTTGCGCGAACTCAAAGAATTGTTGAAGTACTCCGTTAGCGCGCCCGTGGTGAACTCCACACAAACGCATCCTGCCGAACGCGACTTCAAAAAAGAAGACTATTTGAAAGCAGTGCTGGAAGCCAAAGAGTTGATCGCCGCAGGCGACTTCATGCAGGTGCAAGTAGGCCAACGCATCAAGAAGCGCTACACCGAAAGCCCCTTGTCTTTGTACCGTGCGCTCAGGTCTTTGAACCCCAGCCCTTACATGTACTTCTACAACTTTGGCGACTTCCATGTGGTCGGTGCCAGCCCCGAAATTTTGGTGCGCCAAGAGCAAACCGAAGAGGGTGTCAAAGTCACCATTCGTCCCTTGGCCGGTACGCGTCCACGGGGCGCCACACCTGAAAAAGACAAAGCCGCCGAACACGAGTTGGTGAACGATCCCAAAGAGCGTGCCGAGCACGTGATGCTGATTGACTTGGCCCGCAACGACATTGGTCGCATTGCCAAAATTGGCTCGGTCAAAGTGACCGAAGTCTTCGCGGTAGAGCGCTACAGCCATGTGATGCACATCGTGAGCAACGTCGAAGGCATCTTGAAGGATGGCATGACCAACATGGATGTGCTCAAAGCCACGTTTCCTGCAGGCACACTCACGGGGGCACCCAAAGTGCATGCGATGGAATTGATAGATCGCCTCGAGCCCACCAAGCGCGGACTGTATGGCGGTGCGTGCGGCTACCTCAGCTATGCGGGCGACATGGATGTGGCCATTGCCATTCGCACAGCAGTCATCAAAGATCAAACCTTGTACGTGCAGGCTGCGGCCGGTGTGGTGGCCGATTCAGTGCCCGAGTTGGAATGGAAAGAAACCGAACACAAAGCACGCGCCTTGTTGCGTGCCAGTGAGTTGGTGGAAGAAGGTTTGGAGTAA
- a CDS encoding aminodeoxychorismate/anthranilate synthase component II, with the protein MAKIKLLMVDNYDSFTFNIVQYFGELGAEVEVFRNDEITLEGIAAKAPDRLVISPGPCSPAEAGISVAAIQHFAGKLPILGVCLGHQSIGAAFGGKIVRAQELMHGKTSVIQTKQSGVFKNLPEKFTVNRYHSLAIERASCPADLEITAWTDDGEIMGVRHKHLNVEGVQFHPESILTEHGHAMLKNFLEAS; encoded by the coding sequence ATGGCCAAAATTAAATTGCTGATGGTCGACAACTACGACTCTTTCACATTCAACATCGTGCAGTATTTTGGCGAGTTGGGCGCCGAGGTTGAAGTCTTTCGAAATGACGAAATTACGTTGGAAGGCATTGCCGCCAAAGCGCCAGACCGTTTGGTGATATCGCCCGGCCCTTGTTCGCCTGCGGAAGCGGGCATTTCAGTTGCGGCCATTCAGCACTTTGCGGGCAAGCTGCCCATCTTGGGCGTGTGCTTGGGCCATCAAAGCATTGGCGCAGCCTTTGGCGGCAAAATTGTTCGCGCACAAGAATTGATGCACGGCAAAACCAGTGTCATTCAAACCAAACAAAGTGGCGTGTTCAAAAACTTGCCAGAAAAATTCACGGTCAACCGTTATCACTCTTTGGCCATTGAGCGCGCATCGTGCCCCGCAGATTTAGAAATCACGGCGTGGACCGATGATGGTGAAATCATGGGCGTGCGCCACAAGCATTTGAATGTAGAGGGTGTGCAGTTTCACCCCGAGTCCATCCTGACAGAACATGGTCACGCCATGCTGAAAAATTTCTTGGAGGCTTCCTGA
- the ltaE gene encoding low-specificity L-threonine aldolase, which yields MSTASAMPRIDLRSDTVTRPTPGMREAMAQALVGDDVFADDPSVNALQEKIAKLLGFEAALFMPTGTQSNLCGVLSHCQRGEEYIVGQMAHCYRWEGGGAAVFGSVQPQPLTQQADGSLALADIEAAIKPDDAHFAKTKLLALENTWGGKVLPQSYLSEASALAMQKGLARHLDGARLFNAAVAQAAALGTSPYDEAKRIAQCFDSVSVCFSKGLGAPMGSALCGSKAFIARAHRLRKMAGGGLRQAGFMAAAASYALDHHVLRLAEDHQLMQDLAQGLSGIPGLQVETPQTNILFVDLVGEAKAQGAALQTHLKQAGIDMTGFYRMRFVTHLDVDRAGIDRTISAVRQFFNA from the coding sequence ATGAGCACTGCATCCGCTATGCCGCGCATTGATTTGCGCAGTGACACCGTCACACGGCCCACACCCGGTATGCGGGAAGCCATGGCGCAAGCTTTGGTGGGTGATGATGTTTTTGCAGATGACCCTAGCGTGAATGCACTGCAAGAAAAAATTGCCAAGCTGCTTGGTTTTGAGGCTGCGTTGTTCATGCCCACGGGTACACAAAGTAATTTGTGTGGGGTGCTGTCGCATTGCCAGCGAGGAGAAGAATACATTGTGGGTCAAATGGCCCATTGCTATCGCTGGGAAGGTGGCGGCGCTGCAGTGTTTGGCAGTGTGCAACCCCAACCACTGACGCAACAAGCCGACGGCAGTTTGGCATTGGCTGACATTGAAGCGGCCATCAAACCAGACGATGCGCACTTTGCCAAAACCAAGTTGTTGGCTTTAGAAAATACATGGGGTGGCAAGGTCTTGCCTCAAAGCTATCTGAGCGAGGCCAGCGCATTGGCCATGCAAAAAGGTTTGGCACGTCACTTGGACGGCGCACGTCTGTTCAATGCAGCAGTGGCCCAAGCCGCAGCACTGGGCACGTCACCCTACGACGAAGCCAAACGCATTGCCCAATGTTTTGACAGTGTGTCGGTTTGCTTCAGCAAAGGTTTGGGCGCACCCATGGGCTCTGCTTTGTGTGGCTCCAAAGCGTTCATTGCCAGAGCACATCGCCTGCGCAAAATGGCAGGTGGTGGCTTGCGTCAAGCGGGCTTCATGGCGGCCGCTGCATCTTATGCCTTGGATCACCATGTACTGCGCTTGGCTGAAGACCACCAATTGATGCAAGATTTGGCGCAAGGCTTGAGCGGCATTCCAGGCCTGCAAGTTGAAACACCCCAAACCAATATTTTGTTTGTTGATTTGGTGGGCGAGGCCAAAGCCCAAGGCGCGGCTTTGCAAACCCATTTAAAGCAAGCAGGCATCGACATGACGGGCTTCTACCGCATGCGTTTTGTCACGCACTTGGATGTTGACCGTGCAGGAATTGATCGCACCATTTCCGCTGTTCGGCAATTTTTCAACGCTTGA
- the trpD gene encoding anthranilate phosphoribosyltransferase — protein MPITPHEALQRTIEHREIFHDEMLKIMRMIMNGELSPVMTAALITGLRVKKETIGEITAAAQVMREFSTKVVVPDTRHLVDIVGTGGDGSHTFNISTCAMFVAAAAGAKTAKHGGRSVSSKSGSADVLESLGANINLSPEKIAQCVQEVGIGFMFAPNHHPAMKNVAPVRKELGVRTIFNILGPLTNPASAPNILMGVFHPDLVGIQIRALQRLGAEHALVVYGRDGMDEVSLGAATLVGELKDGHITEYEIHPEDFGMAMVSNRALRVETPEASQAVLRAVLNNEAGAARDIVILNAGAALYAANVSSSIKEGIVLARQAIESGAAKNKLQQFVAFTQKAGASA, from the coding sequence ATGCCCATTACGCCGCACGAAGCACTGCAAAGAACCATTGAGCACCGTGAAATTTTCCACGATGAAATGCTGAAGATCATGCGCATGATCATGAACGGCGAACTCTCGCCCGTGATGACGGCTGCATTGATCACAGGTTTGCGTGTCAAAAAAGAAACTATTGGTGAGATCACCGCAGCCGCGCAAGTGATGCGCGAGTTTTCGACCAAGGTGGTGGTGCCAGATACGCGTCATTTGGTGGACATTGTGGGCACTGGCGGCGATGGCTCACACACCTTCAACATTTCAACCTGTGCGATGTTTGTGGCGGCAGCTGCTGGCGCCAAAACCGCCAAGCATGGCGGCCGCAGTGTCAGCAGCAAATCGGGCAGTGCCGATGTGCTCGAGAGTTTGGGGGCCAACATCAATTTGTCGCCCGAGAAAATTGCGCAGTGCGTGCAAGAAGTGGGCATTGGCTTCATGTTTGCACCCAATCACCATCCCGCCATGAAAAATGTGGCGCCTGTTCGCAAAGAGCTGGGTGTTCGAACGATTTTCAACATCTTAGGTCCCCTCACCAATCCCGCCAGCGCACCCAACATTTTGATGGGTGTGTTCCACCCCGACTTGGTGGGCATTCAAATTCGCGCCTTGCAACGACTGGGCGCCGAACATGCACTGGTCGTTTATGGCCGCGATGGCATGGACGAAGTCAGCTTGGGTGCCGCCACCTTGGTGGGCGAACTCAAAGATGGCCACATCACAGAATACGAAATTCATCCAGAAGACTTTGGCATGGCCATGGTCAGCAACCGCGCTTTGCGTGTTGAAACACCCGAAGCTTCGCAAGCGGTGCTGCGCGCTGTGTTGAACAACGAAGCAGGCGCTGCGCGCGACATTGTGATTTTGAATGCGGGTGCTGCGCTGTACGCGGCCAATGTGTCAAGCAGCATCAAAGAGGGCATTGTGTTGGCGCGTCAAGCGATTGAATCAGGTGCTGCCAAAAACAAGCTGCAACAGTTTGTGGCCTTCACCCAAAAAGCAGGAGCTTCTGCATGA
- the trpC gene encoding indole-3-glycerol phosphate synthase TrpC yields the protein MSDILKKIVAVKHEEIELSLRKKPLAAVRADAESRVLTRDFVGAIRHKIDNGQAAVIAEIKKASPSKGVLRADFMPADIAQSYAEHGAACLSVLTDAQFFQGSADYLKQARASCDLPVLRKDFMVDPYQVYEARVMGADCILLIAACLDDAQMKDMEAVARSLDMAVLVEVHDAQELTRALKLKTPLVGINNRNLRSFEVSLDTTLGMMKDVPADRILVTESGILSSADVQKMRDAHVHAFLVGEAFMRATDPGQALADLFH from the coding sequence ATGAGCGATATTCTGAAAAAAATCGTCGCGGTCAAGCACGAAGAAATTGAACTGTCATTGCGCAAAAAACCTTTGGCTGCCGTGCGTGCCGACGCGGAAAGTCGCGTGCTCACACGCGACTTTGTTGGCGCCATTCGTCACAAGATTGACAACGGCCAAGCTGCTGTCATTGCAGAGATCAAAAAGGCCAGCCCCTCAAAAGGCGTGTTGCGCGCTGACTTCATGCCCGCTGACATTGCACAAAGCTATGCAGAGCATGGCGCGGCTTGTTTGTCCGTCTTAACCGACGCGCAGTTTTTCCAAGGCAGCGCAGACTACTTGAAGCAAGCGCGTGCCAGTTGTGATTTGCCCGTGCTGCGCAAAGACTTCATGGTCGACCCATATCAAGTTTATGAAGCACGCGTGATGGGGGCAGATTGCATCTTGCTCATTGCAGCGTGTTTGGACGATGCGCAAATGAAAGACATGGAGGCGGTGGCGCGCAGCTTGGACATGGCGGTGTTGGTGGAAGTGCATGATGCACAAGAGTTAACGCGTGCGCTCAAATTGAAAACGCCTTTGGTGGGCATCAACAACCGCAACCTGCGAAGCTTCGAAGTGTCTTTGGACACCACCTTGGGCATGATGAAGGATGTACCTGCCGATCGTATTTTGGTGACCGAGAGCGGCATCTTGTCGAGCGCCGATGTGCAAAAAATGCGCGACGCACATGTGCACGCCTTTTTGGTTGGCGAGGCTTTCATGCGTGCAACCGATCCCGGCCAGGCTTTGGCTGACTTGTTTCATTAA